AACCCTGGTTGCGGCGTGGCCTCATTCGGGGGAATGGAAGCTCAGGCTGTAATTCACCGCTTTGTTGCCTGGGTCGAGGATGTCCAGGGAGATGTGGATCGGTGTCTGCGAGGGCATTTCGCTGACGCCGGCCAACTCGCCGCTGAGGTACTCGGCGGGCTTGAAGCGCCGACTGGCGATCAGCCCGCCGTTCAGATCGGCAAAGCGCAGCTCCAGCAGCGGGAAGGGCTGGGAGAAGGTGGCGCGGTTGTAGATGATCGCGTCCACCACCAGCGCGCCGGCGAATTCCGGGTGGCTGCGCACCACCAGGTTGCTGCTCTTGATATGGGCGATATCGACCCGTGATGGCACGCTGCAGCCCAGTTTCGGGCACAGCTGCTGGAACCACGGGCGGTAGGCGTCCTGGCGGGCCAGTTCGTCGAATTGATAGGCGATGTACTGGCCGGCCAGGCCGGCGGCGGCGAGCAGCACCAGCACGATCCAGATCAGGCGGCGACCCAGGCCGGACGGGCGCTTCTGCGCATACAGGTGCAGCGGGTCGTCCTCCAGGTCCTGGAACACGTCGTCGTGGGCACTGGACTCGGTGCGCGCTCGCTTGCGTCGCGAGGGCGGGCGCTCATCGATGGCGTCCGCCGATGGCGTCAGGGGCGTAAACGGTGGGTCTGGATCGTCGTCCTCGTCGGGCGTCGAGCGCAGTGGTGGTTCGTCGTCGATGTCATCGCTGTGAAACGACAAGGACGGCTCGGTGCGCTCGCTCGGCTCCGGCTCGGCTTCAGCGGGCAGGGCGCGCTCCTGCGGCGGCTCGCTGAACAGGCTGGCGGCCCACTTTTCTTCCTCGGCCTTGACGGTATTGCGGCTGGCGCTGAGGGGTTCTTCCTTGTGCCGACGGTCGGTACCGGGCTGGCGGCGTTCCGCGCCAACGGGCTGGGTGTGCTGGATCTCGCGGCGCTCGAGCTTGGCCAGCTCTTCGTCCAGGTCGAGGTTGTCCAGGTCCAGTTCTTCGGCTGTCCACTGTTTCTGGCTGATTGCACGCGGCGGCGCAGGCGTTGGCTCAGCAGCAGTGGGCCGTTCAGCTTCCGTCGCCGACGCCTGGGCCCGTTGCTCCAGCAACTGGCGAGCGGCATTGAAGACCTGCAGGCACGAGCCGCAGCGCACCACGCCACGGGCCACGCTCAACTGAGCGTGGTTGACGCGAAAGCGTGCTTGGCAATGCGGGCACTGGGTGACGAAACTGTCGGTCATGCGGCCATCCGATTCAGACAAGCGCTCATTCTAGCGCCGACGACCGCTGATGCGTACCCAGCCGTCACGGTTGGCGATAGGGTCCAGCTCGAAATCCTTGGCGTAGGCCGCAGCGACGTCTTCACCCTGCTCGGCGAGAATGCCCGACAGCGCCAGGCGCCCGCCAGGCTTGACCAGGCTCGACAACTGCGGCGCCAGCGACACCAAGGGCCCAGCAAGAATGTTGGCGACCAGCACATCGGCCTGTACCTGGGGCAGGTCCTCAGGCAGATAGAGGGGGAATTTGCCTTCAGGGATGTGGTTGCGCCCGGCGTTGTCGCGGGAAGCTTCCAGCGCCTGCACGTCGATATCGGTGCCCACCGCCTCCTTGGCGCCCAGCAGCAGGGCGGCAATGGCCAGAATTCCCGAGCCGCAGCCAAAGTCGAGCACGTTGCTGTCGGTTAGGTCCTGGCCGTCCAGCCATTCCAGGCACAGCGCGGTGGTGGGGTGAGTGCCGGTGCCGAACGCCAGGCCCGGGTCCAGCAGCAGGTTGACCGCATCCGGCTCCGGGGCGGCGTGCCAGCTCGGGACGATCCACAGGCGCTGGCCGAAACGCATGGGCTGGAAGTTGTCCATCCAACTGCGCTCCCAATCCTGGTCTTCGATCACTTCGCTGTGATGCTCGGGCAGCGGGCCGCCGGTGAGCAATTCCATGTGGGCCAGTACGCTGGCGGCATCGGTGCCGTCTTCGAACAGGGCCAGCAGATGGGTATGGGACCACAGCGGGGTGGTGTTGAGTTCCGGTTCGAAGATCGGCTGGTCTTCGGCGTCCATGAAAGTCACGGACACGGCGCCGACTTCGAGGAACGCATCTTCGTAGGTTTCGGCTTGTTCTGGGCTGATGGCGAGACGGACTTGCAGCCAAGGCATGGCGGGCACCTTTGAAAAAATGGATGTGCAGCGGGGTGGGGCTGCGAAAGCGCGCAAGTTTACGCGAGCGAACAGCAGAAGACGACATTACTGAATGAATACGGACCAAATGTGGGAGGGGGCTTGCCCCCGATGGCGGTGGATCAGTTACAGGCACTGAGACTGACACACTGCCATCGGGGGCAAGCCCCCTCCCACATTTTGAACTGTGTACATCCAGTAAGCCGGGGTTCCAGAAACAACAAAGCCGCCCGAAGGCGGCTTTGTTGGGTGGAGCACTTACTGGTTGGCCAGCTTGTGTTCCAGGTAGTGAATGTTCACACCACCTTCGCAGAAGCCTTCATCACGAACCAGGTCCCGGTGCAGCGGGATGTTGGTCTTGATGCCGTCGACCACGATTTCGTCCAGGGCGTTGCGCATACGGGCCATGGCCTCGTCGCGGGTCGCGCCCCAGGTGATCAGCTTGCCGATCAGCGAGTCGTAGTTGGACGGAACCTTGTAGCCGCTGTACAGGTGCGAATCCACACGTACGCCGTTGCCGCCGGGCGCGTGGAAATGCTTGACCAGGCCAGGGCTTGGGATAAAGGTTTTCGGGTCTTCGGCGTTGATCCGGCACTCCAGGGAGTGGCCGTGCATCTTCACGTCGTCCTGGGTGAAGGACAGTACGTTGCCTGCGGCGATGCTGAGCATCTCCTTGACGATGTCGATACCGGTAACCATCTCCGAAACCGGGTGCTCTACCTGCACGCGAGTGTTCATCTCGATGAAGTAGAAACGGCCGTTCTCGTAGAGGAACTCGAAGGTACCGGCGCCACGGTAGTTGATGTCGATGCACGCCTTGACGCAGCGTGCCAGGACTTCCTGGCGAGCCTTCTCGTCCAGGCCCGGTGCCGGAGCTTCTTCCAATACCTTCTGGTGACGACGCTGCAGCGAGCAATCGCGGTCGCCCAGGTGGATGGCGTGGCCCTGGCCGTCGGACAGTACCTGCACTTCCACGTGACGTGGGTTGGTCAGGTACTTCTCCAGGTAGACCATCGGGTTGCCGAACCAGGCGCCCGCTTCGGAGCGGGTCTGCTTGGCGGCTTCGATCAGGTCTTCTTCCTTGTGCACCACGCGCATGCCGCGACCACCACCGCCACCGGCGGCCTTGATGATCACCGGGTAACCGACTTCGCGACCAATGCGCAGAGCGGTTTCCTCGTCTTCAGGCAGCGGGCCGTCGGAGCCGGGAACGGTCGGCACGCCGGCCGCGATCATGGCGTCCTTGGCCGATACCTTGTCGCCCATCAGGCGAATGGTTTCGGCTTTCGGGCCGATGAAGGCAAACCCGGATTTTTCCACCTGTTCGGCGAAATCGGCGTTTTCGGCAAGGAAGCCGTAGCCTGGGTGAATACCATCGGCGCCGGTCACTTCAGCCGCGGCGATGATGTTCGAGACTTTCAGGTACGAGTTCGTGGCCAGTGGCGGGCCGATGCAGATGCTTTCGTCCGCCAGTTTCACGTGCATCAATTCGGTATCGGCCGTCGAGTAAACAGCGACGGTCTTGATGCCCTCTTCCTTACAGGCGCGCAGGATACGCAGCGCGATCTCGCCGCGGTTGGCGATCAGGACTTTTTGCAGTTTCTTCGCAGGTTTCAACATCGAAGGCGCTCCGCGGTTCAAACGATGGTGAACAGCGGCTGGTCGTACTCAACCGGCTGACCGTTTTCTACCAGGATGGATTCAATGACGCCGGCTTTTTCAGCGGTGATGTGGTTCATCATCTTCATCGCTTCAACGATGCAGATGGTGTCGCCCACTTTCACGGTCTTGCCCACTTCAACGAAGGCTGGCGAGGTCGGTGCCGGGGTGCGGTAGAAGGTACCGACCATAGGCGACTTGACCACGAAACCGTTCAGCGCAGGGGCTGCCGGAGCGGCAGGCGCGGCGGCTGCTGGAGCGGCGGCAGGGGCGGCAGCGGCTGGAGCCGGTGCTTGCATCTGTGGCGCGTAGAACTGTTGAGCCGGGGTCTTGCTGTGGCGGCTGATCCGTACGGACTCTTCGCCTTCCTTGATTTCCAGCTCGTCGATACCGGATTCTTCCAGCAGTTCGATCAGTTTCTTAACTTTACGGATATCCATGAATCATCAACTCCCAAGGGTCGGTCAGGGGCGTTTAGCCTGTTCTTCAACGTGTTCCAGGGCGGCCTCCAGGGCCAGTCGGTAACCGCTGGCGCCAAGGCCGCAGATCACTCCTACCGCTACGTCGGAGAAGTAAGAGTGATGGCGGAAAGCTTCGCGTTTGTGCACGTTCGATAAATGCACTTCGATGAATGGGATGCTCACCGCCAGCAGCGCGTCACGTAATGCAACGCTTGTGTGCGTGAAAGCGGCGGGATTGATCAGAATAAAGTCCACGCCTTCGCCACGCGCGGCATGGATGCGATCAATCAACTCATACTCGGCATTGCTTTGCAGGTAGAGCAAATGGTGACCGGCAACACGGGCCCGCTGTTCCAGATCGAGGTTGATCTGATCCAGGGTCACTGCCCCGTAGACGCCCGGTTCACGGGTGCCGAGCAGGTTCAGGTTGGGTCCATGAAGAACCAGTAAGGTCGCCATCGGCTGTTCCTTGTTATTGGGTGGGGTACGGCAGAACCCGGCGACTATGCCGCAAAGCCTTTGTGACTGTCCAGTTCTATGCAGTAGCCAACACGATTAGCGAGGATAGCGAAAAATTTGTGACTGTGGCCTTGGATCTGGTCATTGGTAATACAGTCACAAGATCGCGCCGGATCCAATGTGGGAGGGGGCTTGCCCCCGATAGCGGTGCATCAGTTACAGATACTGGGACTGACACACTGCAATCGGGGGCAAGCCCCCTCCCACATTTCGATCTTCACTGGATGGAAGATCAGACGCGGAAGGCCTGCACCGCGGTGTTGAGCTGCCCGCCCAGCACCAGCAGGTGTTCGCCCTGGCGACGGCCTTGGCCGATACGCAGCAGGTTGTCCTCGCCCAACTGGTGAATCCGCTCGCTGTTGTCGCGGATCTCGCTCACCGCACCGCTTTGCTGCGCAGTCACATCCGCGATGCGCACGGCGGTCTCGGAGATGGTCTGGATCGCCCCGACGATTTCATCCAGCGCGCCATCGGCGGCCTGGGCTTGTTCGGCGGTGGCTTCGGCGTGTTCGACCTGCGCACGCATGCCCTGCACCGATTGGTGGGCGGCGGTTTGCAGGCCGGCGATCAGGCCCTGGATTTCGGCGGTGGCGCCCGCGGTGCGTTGGGCCAGGGAGCGCACTTCGTCGGCGACCACGGCAAAACCGCGTCCGGCTTCACCGGCGCGGGCCGCCTCGATTGCCGCGTTGAGCGCCAGCAGGTTGGTCTGGTCGGCGATCGAGCGGATCACCGTGAGTACGCCGCCGATGGTGGCGGACTCTTCGGCAAGTTTCTCGATCATCTGTGCGTTTTGCTGCACTTCACCCACCAGCGCATGCAGGCCGGTCAAGCTCAGGCCTATGACGCGCTGGCCTTGTTCTACTGCTATGCCCGCACTGCGACTGGCGCCTGCGGCCTGGCTGGCATCGCCCGCCACTTGCTGGATGGTCGCCTCCAGCTCGCCCAGGGAGTCACGGATCTGCGCGGTGTCCCCGGCCTGGCGTTCGGCGCCATCGTGCAGGCCGCTGCTCAGTTCGGCGAGGGCGCGGCTGCTGCCGGCGACGGCTTCGGCGTTGCCGCGAATCGTGCCGACGAGGGCCACCAGGTAGTCGCGCAGGCGGTTGAGCGAGGCTTCGATATCGTGCAGTTCACGGTTGGTCCGGCCCAGGGCGATCGGCTGGCTGAAGTTGCCTTCGGCCCAGGTGGACAGCGCCGGCGCGAGGTTGGTCAGCACCCGCGCCAGGCGGCGCTGCAGGGTATCGATCAACAGGGCGATCAGCAGGATCAGGCCAATCATCAGTCCCTGCATCAGGCGCACTTCGCCCTGGATCCTGGCGTGTTGCGCGCGCACTACCGGCTCCAGGCCGGCGATGGCTTGTCGCACCTGGGCGATCTTGATGTGGGTGGCGGCGGCAAGGTCGGTGCGTTGCTGGATCTGTTCGCGGGTGCGCTTGAGTTCGGCGGGGTAGCGGGTCAGCAGGCTGTTGAGTTCGCGCTTGAGGTCCACGCCGGTGTCCTGGGCTTCGGTTTTTTCGCTGTTCTGCAGGCCCATCAGCGCCGAAAAATCGTCGCTGCTGGATTCGACGCTGGCTTTGACGCCCAGCAAAGGCAACTGCGCCAACCGGTCGGCCTGGGTGCGGATAGCGGCGATTTCGCGTTCAACCTCATCGGCCAGTTCGGCGCGCCCGCTGCTGACCAGTTTGTCGCGGGCCAGGGACAGCTTGCCCAGGTGTTGCGCGGCGCCCAGTAGCGGTGGCAGATAGCGCGCCGCGTCCGCAGAATCGATAGCGCTGGCGTACTGGCTCAGTTGCTCCAGGTTCGCTCCCAGTTCGCGTTCGGCTTGCAGTAACAGCGCTTGCGGGTCGCCGGCCAGTTTGCCGGCGGCGAGCAGGTCGGTTTTGCTGAAGGCATCCAGCTCCGCGAGGCTGGGGCGCAGGCTCTGCGCCAACTCGGGCGGCAAGGGGGCGAGTTGCTGCAACAGGTCTTCCAGGCTCTGGGCGGCGCTGCTCAAGCGCAAGGCGTCGCCGCTGGCCAGGTAGTCGTCGATATTGCGTGCGGCCTGGTTTTCAAAGGCCTGGGACAGTCCCAGATAGCGTTCCATCAACAGGTACGGGCGCTCCAGCGCCCGTTGCGACCACCACAGCGTCGCCCCGAGGGCCAGGCACACGGCCACCAGCAGAAGGGTATTGAGATTGGTCAGCAGCTTCAGGCGCATGCGTGGTTTCAACCGACAGCAAAAGATAAGTGCCTGAAGTTATTGCGCTTTCGTTACAAAGTTATGACCGATTGGGTGGATTCCGGTGAAAAGATGGCACTTTGCTTTGATGTGCGCGCGGCTTGCACGCGGTTGCGTCCGGCATTCTTGGCACGGTACAGCGCCTCGTCGGCCTGGGCGGCCATCGTCAGGCTGTCGGAGCCGTCGCACAGCTCCACCAGCCCCGCGCTGAAGGTGCACCATAAATCCTGCGGCTGAGCCGGGTAGTGAATTTCGGCAAAGCGCCCACGAATTTCGTCCAGCACATTGCACGCCGATTCGAGGTCGGTGTCAGGCATGACGATGGCGAATTCCTCACCGCCATAGCGGCCGATGAAGTCGGTCTTGCGCAAGCGCTGCTTGAGAAACAACGCCAGGCTTTTGATCACGCGGTCGCCCATGGGGTGACCGTGGCTGTCATTGACCCGCTTGAAGTGGTCAATGTCGAGCATGGCAAAGCTCAACGGCTTGTTCTCGCGACGGGCGCGGAAGCTGCAGTCTTCGAGCAATTGCAGGATATGCGTGTGGTTGTACAGCCCGGTCAGGCTGTCGCGCACCATCCGCGCTTTCAAATTGCGAGCACGCGCGGCGCGGTTGCGCACGGTGGTGATCAGATGGCGCGGCTTGATCGGTTTGGTCAGGAAGTCGTCACCGCCTTCGCTCATCGCATCCAGCTGTTTGTCCAGGTCGTCTTCGGCCGACAGGTAGATGATGGGCACGCTGACATAGCGGTCGTTGTGGCGAATCACCTTGGCCAGTTCGGTGCCGGTACAGGCGGGCATGTACATGTCGAGGATGATCAGGTCGGGCTGGAAGTCCGCCAGCTCGGCCATCGCCTGGATCGGCTCGATCAAGGTGCGCGTGACGATGCCGGCGCTGTTGAGCAGGCGCTCGGTGTGCAACGCCTGGGCGCGGGAGTCATCGATGATCAGCACTTTGTACGGCTCATATTGAGCGACGCAGGTCAGCACTTCGATCTTTTCCAGCAGGCTTGAGGCTTCCAGCGTGCCGGTCAGGAATTCTTCGCCGCCGGCGCGCACGGCGGCCAGGCGGGTCGGGGTGTCGGTTTCATGCAGGCTGAAAAACAGCAGCGGCAGCTTCTGCTCCAGACCCTGCTGGGCTTCGGCGGCCAGCTTCAGTCCCAGCCCGGCGCCGCAGAAATCCACGTCCATCACCATTGCCGACGGCAGGCGCTCGGCCATGGAAGCGCGAAAAGCCGCGACGCTGTCCAGGGATTGGGCGCTCATGCCAAAGAATTCCAGCTGCTTGGCCAGGCGCTCGGCGCGGTCGTGGTCGGCCAGCATCACGTAGATCGGCTTGCGCATCGGCGGCAGCAGGGTTTGCTCAAGCTGATCACCCTGACGCAACCCGGTGCGCGACAGGCGCTGCATCAAGCGGTTGAGTTCGCTGATCAATTGGCTGCTCAAGCGGCCACGGTTTTCGTCCACCGCCTTGAGGGAGTCGCCAATATGCCGGGCCAGTTGGCTGTGTTCGGGCTGCTCGAAACGCTCGGCAAAGCGCAGCAGGCGCAGGTTGGCTTCGCTGAGCTCGGAAAAATCGGCGTTGGACCATTCGCTGCGTTGCAGGCGCTGCCAGATCTCAAGAATTTGACGTGCCTGATGAATTACCCGCTGGGCAAAGTGCTGCTTGAGACGCTCGCGGCTGGGGTCTTCTGGCTCGGTCATATCCGGACTACTGTGAGGGTGCGTGCTGAGGTTGGCTGGTGGCCTTATGCTAGCACCTCTTTTTCTGTTGCATGAGTGTCATACGTCAATTAAGTACAAGTCTGTGTCATTCATTTTCTGACCTCATGGTCGCGCTGTGTAAAACGCGTGCATCCTTTATAGTCCAACCGCTGGTATGCGCCAATTCGGTTTAAAAGCCCGCACCGATGGGCACGATGGGGTAGGGTTGTGGTCGGAGTGTTTGACCGCACCCGGACAATTGATGTGCATGAACTCAAGTGATTGAAAGGATATCGCCATGCTGGACTGGAAAAACCGCGAAGGCAGTGCCAAAGGCCCCGCCCCTGAGCCCAAGTCGGCCAACCGCAGCTACTTGCGCAACCTGCTGATGAGCCGCGCCTTGCTCAGCGTGATCTGCTTGTACCTGCTGGTCACCGGTGGCCTGGGTTGGTATTGGAGCCAGGAGCCGGCGCTGTTCCCGGTCCAGCAAAACGCCCAGCTTGCCGCCGAGAAGGAAGGCAAGCAGATGGTGATCGGCTACACCACCGTCGAAACCGTCAAGACCGTGGTCGGCACCTTGCTGAACAAGCCCGGTGGCTACATTTCCAACGACCGTTTCCCGCCAGGCCTGTGGATGGACAACATGCCAAGCTGGGAGTACGGCGTGCTGGTGCAGGTGCGTGACCTGACCCGCGCCCTGCGTAAAGATTTTGCTCGCTCCCAGTCGCAGTCGGCCGAAGACGCTGACCTGGCCAAGGCCGAGCCGCGTTTCAACTTCGACAACCGGAGCTGGGTGCTGCCGTCCAGCGAGTCGGAATACCAGGAAGGCATCAATTCCCTGAGCCGCTACGAAGCACGCCTGTCCGACCCGAACCAGAAGGGCGCGCTGTTCTACGCCCGCGCCGACAACCTGAACAACTGGCTGGGCGACGTCGCCACCCGCCTGGGTTCGCTGTCGCAACGCCTGTCGGCCAGCGTGGGCCGGGTCAAGCTGAACACCGCGCTGAAAACCGAGGCGCTGGCGCCGGGTGAAGTGCCGCAGGTCGATGAAGAAGTGGTGGAAACCCCATGGATGCAGATCGACAACGTGTTCTACGAAGCCCGCGGCCAGGCGTGGGCCTTGTCCCACCTGCTGCGCGCCATCGAAGTCGATTTCGCCGACGTGTTGGCCAAGAAGAACGCCACCGTGAGCGTGCGCCAGATCATTCGTGAGCTGGAGGCCTCGCAGGAACCGGTGTGGAGTCCTATGATTCTCAATGGCAGTGGCTTCGGTGTACTGGCGAACCATTCGCTGGTGATGGCCAACTACATTTCCCGGGCCAACGCTGCAGTGATCGACTTGCGTCAGCTCCTCAACCAGGGTTGATGATGGACGCTACTCAACGGGAGGCCGCACACCGCGCGGCTTCCGATGCTGAACTGATCTGCTGGGTGGACGAGCAGGACAACCTGCTCGGCCACCTGGTCAGGTCCGACCTTCGCCAGCGCGGCCTGATCGGCCGTTGCACCTTCATATTCCTGTTCAACACCAAGGGTGAGTTATGCGTGCATCGACGCACCCTGAGCAAAGCCTTGTACCCGGGGTTCTGGGACACGGCGGCCGGCGGCATGGTGGCGGCAGGCGAGAGCTATGCGGTTTCCGCGGCCCGCGAACTGGGGGAAGAGCTGGGGGTGAGCGGGGTGGAACTGACCGAGCACGACCATTTCTACTTCGAGGACGGGGACAGCCGGTTGTGGTGCAAATCCTACTCGGCGGTATGGGACGGGCCCCTGCGCCTGCAGCCTGAAGAAGTCATGGAAGCCTGCTTCCTGCC
This region of Pseudomonas sp. MUP55 genomic DNA includes:
- a CDS encoding PleD family two-component system response regulator, coding for MTEPEDPSRERLKQHFAQRVIHQARQILEIWQRLQRSEWSNADFSELSEANLRLLRFAERFEQPEHSQLARHIGDSLKAVDENRGRLSSQLISELNRLMQRLSRTGLRQGDQLEQTLLPPMRKPIYVMLADHDRAERLAKQLEFFGMSAQSLDSVAAFRASMAERLPSAMVMDVDFCGAGLGLKLAAEAQQGLEQKLPLLFFSLHETDTPTRLAAVRAGGEEFLTGTLEASSLLEKIEVLTCVAQYEPYKVLIIDDSRAQALHTERLLNSAGIVTRTLIEPIQAMAELADFQPDLIILDMYMPACTGTELAKVIRHNDRYVSVPIIYLSAEDDLDKQLDAMSEGGDDFLTKPIKPRHLITTVRNRAARARNLKARMVRDSLTGLYNHTHILQLLEDCSFRARRENKPLSFAMLDIDHFKRVNDSHGHPMGDRVIKSLALFLKQRLRKTDFIGRYGGEEFAIVMPDTDLESACNVLDEIRGRFAEIHYPAQPQDLWCTFSAGLVELCDGSDSLTMAAQADEALYRAKNAGRNRVQAARTSKQSAIFSPESTQSVITL
- the prmA gene encoding 50S ribosomal protein L11 methyltransferase, giving the protein MPWLQVRLAISPEQAETYEDAFLEVGAVSVTFMDAEDQPIFEPELNTTPLWSHTHLLALFEDGTDAASVLAHMELLTGGPLPEHHSEVIEDQDWERSWMDNFQPMRFGQRLWIVPSWHAAPEPDAVNLLLDPGLAFGTGTHPTTALCLEWLDGQDLTDSNVLDFGCGSGILAIAALLLGAKEAVGTDIDVQALEASRDNAGRNHIPEGKFPLYLPEDLPQVQADVLVANILAGPLVSLAPQLSSLVKPGGRLALSGILAEQGEDVAAAYAKDFELDPIANRDGWVRISGRRR
- a CDS encoding DUF2333 family protein, coding for MLDWKNREGSAKGPAPEPKSANRSYLRNLLMSRALLSVICLYLLVTGGLGWYWSQEPALFPVQQNAQLAAEKEGKQMVIGYTTVETVKTVVGTLLNKPGGYISNDRFPPGLWMDNMPSWEYGVLVQVRDLTRALRKDFARSQSQSAEDADLAKAEPRFNFDNRSWVLPSSESEYQEGINSLSRYEARLSDPNQKGALFYARADNLNNWLGDVATRLGSLSQRLSASVGRVKLNTALKTEALAPGEVPQVDEEVVETPWMQIDNVFYEARGQAWALSHLLRAIEVDFADVLAKKNATVSVRQIIRELEASQEPVWSPMILNGSGFGVLANHSLVMANYISRANAAVIDLRQLLNQG
- the accC gene encoding acetyl-CoA carboxylase biotin carboxylase subunit, whose amino-acid sequence is MLKPAKKLQKVLIANRGEIALRILRACKEEGIKTVAVYSTADTELMHVKLADESICIGPPLATNSYLKVSNIIAAAEVTGADGIHPGYGFLAENADFAEQVEKSGFAFIGPKAETIRLMGDKVSAKDAMIAAGVPTVPGSDGPLPEDEETALRIGREVGYPVIIKAAGGGGGRGMRVVHKEEDLIEAAKQTRSEAGAWFGNPMVYLEKYLTNPRHVEVQVLSDGQGHAIHLGDRDCSLQRRHQKVLEEAPAPGLDEKARQEVLARCVKACIDINYRGAGTFEFLYENGRFYFIEMNTRVQVEHPVSEMVTGIDIVKEMLSIAAGNVLSFTQDDVKMHGHSLECRINAEDPKTFIPSPGLVKHFHAPGGNGVRVDSHLYSGYKVPSNYDSLIGKLITWGATRDEAMARMRNALDEIVVDGIKTNIPLHRDLVRDEGFCEGGVNIHYLEHKLANQ
- a CDS encoding DUF3426 domain-containing protein, whose product is MTDSFVTQCPHCQARFRVNHAQLSVARGVVRCGSCLQVFNAARQLLEQRAQASATEAERPTAAEPTPAPPRAISQKQWTAEELDLDNLDLDEELAKLERREIQHTQPVGAERRQPGTDRRHKEEPLSASRNTVKAEEEKWAASLFSEPPQERALPAEAEPEPSERTEPSLSFHSDDIDDEPPLRSTPDEDDDPDPPFTPLTPSADAIDERPPSRRKRARTESSAHDDVFQDLEDDPLHLYAQKRPSGLGRRLIWIVLVLLAAAGLAGQYIAYQFDELARQDAYRPWFQQLCPKLGCSVPSRVDIAHIKSSNLVVRSHPEFAGALVVDAIIYNRATFSQPFPLLELRFADLNGGLIASRRFKPAEYLSGELAGVSEMPSQTPIHISLDILDPGNKAVNYSLSFHSPE
- a CDS encoding NUDIX hydrolase; the encoded protein is MDATQREAAHRAASDAELICWVDEQDNLLGHLVRSDLRQRGLIGRCTFIFLFNTKGELCVHRRTLSKALYPGFWDTAAGGMVAAGESYAVSAARELGEELGVSGVELTEHDHFYFEDGDSRLWCKSYSAVWDGPLRLQPEEVMEACFLPIETVLAQARQKPYCPDAQEGLRRYLASRR
- a CDS encoding methyl-accepting chemotaxis protein; the protein is MRLKLLTNLNTLLLVAVCLALGATLWWSQRALERPYLLMERYLGLSQAFENQAARNIDDYLASGDALRLSSAAQSLEDLLQQLAPLPPELAQSLRPSLAELDAFSKTDLLAAGKLAGDPQALLLQAERELGANLEQLSQYASAIDSADAARYLPPLLGAAQHLGKLSLARDKLVSSGRAELADEVEREIAAIRTQADRLAQLPLLGVKASVESSSDDFSALMGLQNSEKTEAQDTGVDLKRELNSLLTRYPAELKRTREQIQQRTDLAAATHIKIAQVRQAIAGLEPVVRAQHARIQGEVRLMQGLMIGLILLIALLIDTLQRRLARVLTNLAPALSTWAEGNFSQPIALGRTNRELHDIEASLNRLRDYLVALVGTIRGNAEAVAGSSRALAELSSGLHDGAERQAGDTAQIRDSLGELEATIQQVAGDASQAAGASRSAGIAVEQGQRVIGLSLTGLHALVGEVQQNAQMIEKLAEESATIGGVLTVIRSIADQTNLLALNAAIEAARAGEAGRGFAVVADEVRSLAQRTAGATAEIQGLIAGLQTAAHQSVQGMRAQVEHAEATAEQAQAADGALDEIVGAIQTISETAVRIADVTAQQSGAVSEIRDNSERIHQLGEDNLLRIGQGRRQGEHLLVLGGQLNTAVQAFRV
- the aroQ gene encoding type II 3-dehydroquinate dehydratase; the protein is MATLLVLHGPNLNLLGTREPGVYGAVTLDQINLDLEQRARVAGHHLLYLQSNAEYELIDRIHAARGEGVDFILINPAAFTHTSVALRDALLAVSIPFIEVHLSNVHKREAFRHHSYFSDVAVGVICGLGASGYRLALEAALEHVEEQAKRP
- the accB gene encoding acetyl-CoA carboxylase biotin carboxyl carrier protein, producing the protein MDIRKVKKLIELLEESGIDELEIKEGEESVRISRHSKTPAQQFYAPQMQAPAPAAAAPAAAPAAAAPAAPAAPALNGFVVKSPMVGTFYRTPAPTSPAFVEVGKTVKVGDTICIVEAMKMMNHITAEKAGVIESILVENGQPVEYDQPLFTIV